The proteins below are encoded in one region of Silene latifolia isolate original U9 population chromosome 2, ASM4854445v1, whole genome shotgun sequence:
- the LOC141632252 gene encoding dof zinc finger protein DOF3.6-like, whose translation MSNMKDSCFRLFGRNIQAARVYNHDYDDNNCDYESISSCDNSKIDENRAIYEKTSRDEARNRSQSTVTEDTKTASNGKENSSQDTHIQDISDETSSTKSTNQKDQKSLKKPDKILPCPRCNSMATKFCYFNNYNVNQPRHYCKDCQRYWTAGGTTRSMLVGAGRRKNKNPNSMFTENEVNFQGPYIWNPVAWHSGFPMSFYSSTPSTSPNCQSSRKKCRDGAMLFFGNIDSDVIDEMKTGNGRVVKAKMSIIV comes from the exons ATGTCAAACATGAAAGATTCTTGTTTTAGGCTTTTTGGAAGGAATATTCAAGCTGCTAGAGTTTATAATCAtgattatgatgataataattgtGATTATGAGAGTATTAGTTCTTGTGATAACTCAAAAATTGATGAAAACAGAGCAATATATGAG AAAACTTCAAGAGACGAAGCAAGGAATCGAAGCCAATCGACAGTCACTGAAGACACGAAAACCGCCTCCAATGGCAAGGAAAACTCGTCTCAAGACACTCATATCCAAGATATAAGTGATGAAACAAGTAGTACTAAATCAACTAATCAAAAAGACCAAAAATCTCTAAAAAAGCCTGATAAAATCCTACCTTGCCCTAGATGCAATAGCATGGCTACAAAATTCTGTTATTTCAACAACTATAATGTCAACCAACCGCGACACTACTGCAAGGACTGCCAGCGGTACTGGACAGCTGGCGGTACCACGAGGAGCATGCTCGTAGGTGCTGGAAGACGAAAGAACAAAAACCCGAATTCAATGTTCACTGAAAATGAAGTTAATTTCCAAGGGCCTTATATATGGAACCCTGTGGCTTGGCATTCAGGGTTTCCGATGTCATTTTACTCGTCGACACCATCCACTAGTCCGAATTGTCAGTCATCAAGAAAAAAGTGTAGGGATGGTGCTATGCTGTTTTTCGGAAATATTGATTCAGACGTCATTGACGAAATGAAAACCGGAAATGGCAGAGTTGTGAAGGCTAAGATGAGTATTATTGTATGA